One window of Chamaesiphon minutus PCC 6605 genomic DNA carries:
- a CDS encoding ExbD/TolR family protein → MKINSGNTNTEPRIELVPLIDVIFCILTFFLLAGLQVARQQAIGVDIPSATTGTPAARELLMVSLNDAGQLFLEQQPMLVPGQLIEAVKQYRQARPNSSIVLYASKQVSYNKVVEVLDALRGVAGDRVALATLPSNTAAPTPPVIPNPTGYGYPYNPYNPYQGVNPATTVQPNTGAPTPATGAATQPIPVTPTTQPIPAVTPAATTTPSVAPIRSPKP, encoded by the coding sequence ATGAAGATAAATTCTGGTAATACCAACACCGAGCCGAGAATCGAGCTAGTACCACTGATTGATGTAATTTTTTGCATTTTGACGTTTTTCTTATTAGCTGGGCTTCAGGTAGCCAGACAGCAGGCGATCGGTGTCGATATTCCCTCAGCAACTACTGGCACGCCAGCCGCACGAGAATTGCTGATGGTCAGTCTCAATGATGCGGGACAATTGTTTCTCGAACAGCAGCCGATGTTGGTACCCGGACAATTAATAGAAGCCGTTAAACAGTACCGTCAAGCGCGCCCCAATAGCTCGATCGTGTTATATGCGTCGAAACAAGTCAGCTACAATAAGGTCGTCGAAGTCCTCGATGCGCTTAGAGGTGTCGCTGGGGATCGCGTCGCACTAGCTACTCTACCATCCAATACCGCCGCACCCACGCCGCCAGTCATCCCCAATCCGACTGGCTATGGTTACCCCTACAATCCTTACAATCCTTACCAAGGTGTCAATCCAGCTACAACAGTACAGCCCAATACTGGTGCGCCGACTCCAGCAACTGGTGCTGCGACACAACCAATCCCCGTCACGCCTACGACACAACCAATTCCTGCCGTAACTCCTGCGGCGACGACAACTCCTTCTGTGGCTCCGATTAGATCGCCCAAGC